A genomic window from Candidatus Kouleothrix ribensis includes:
- a CDS encoding AAA family ATPase: MNQPTTRIALFGALEITHRNAPPLRPPTQRVLALLGYLIAHHNVPQSRDKLVDLLWPDLLPRQGRRMLSDSLWRARRMLTPPGQADTAALVIGGDTVTFRPDDSIWVDLIAFEQLGNDHPGNPEQIRAAIDLYRGDFLEDCYDDWAIYERERLRERYLSALHELLTYDQGRRAYDQALHSALRLVQADPLREEAHRALMQAYYMLGREADALRAFEQCRSALLNELGIEPEIETLSLYEEIAALQQRRSGQRPPGAGGAGQRFAISNDVQFVGRQPARAEVMDVVEQALVGAGGLVLLAGDAGQGKSRLLRELAAGAEWRGAQVSWGRAREDAQAVPFGPLHEALVAALTPARARQVAELVPAPTLSALLPLLPELADLLPQVAFLAPSASQHQITSLHAAISAVLLALGQIAPQVLILEDLHWFDLATLEALAIALPALRDARVLLLISGRADELPRRPVVWNALLQFDRTGLLHRVELRGLSVDECADLVRRALKMQHPAPRFSARLAEATGGNPFFILETLRALHEQGKLTRDAQGVWHTAWDGPESDYHELDLPAELHQAIDERLRGLPPAERATLAAAAVLGQNFTPTTLARMADSAAPPPELLRRQFLIEDSAGYRFGHETLREVIYSELDDQTRQALHLRAAEVLEQEHYARVEALAQHLYLARAWAKALPHLLQAGDHARAVYAYRDGLRNYDQALEAYTHAGAQLGSPATLWEIQLKRGDIAMLLGEYTNAILAYEAVLRLAEHDSRAPDASARRGARRTAQIQALNGLCFVAGHTNDYQLAHRASRRAIALANESPRLIDRADAFYQAGVVSLRRDDYTEAAGLLEQARALYEALDDQPGQARCWYRMAFTTLRQHGATDQAVGLLEQARAIFQHQGAQYEEHDCTVALANVLLWRGALPESIRLAETSIPFFQASATRDKVCEAQIARAEALRRMGRYAEALAAVEEVYQTHIELGRTAASQYDSIVLGHVLRGLGRFDEAQTWLMRAYASEDRLNKARALFGLTELSLQTGQLALAFEQISEALLLIRWLQARAQLGVALRLLGQVRAADNAAALPAPTADLPDAESCFKESIQLLQSARYESDLSATYASYGAFLLGRHAPAAAKAALLQAQALAQQCGMATLLEHIQHNLQRTIAEVSQPAPGQVQVRLARQGTPRGRPLRDDEFTEVIWTLDSPEDTEARNQGGKVAERQARIRRLCAEALAQGAEPTVGDLAAALGVNGRTIDRDIAALRAAGEIVVTRGASG, encoded by the coding sequence ATGAACCAACCAACCACTCGGATTGCATTATTCGGTGCGCTCGAGATCACTCACCGGAACGCCCCGCCGCTGCGCCCACCAACTCAGCGCGTGCTGGCGCTGCTCGGCTACCTGATCGCGCACCACAACGTACCGCAGAGTCGCGACAAGCTGGTTGATCTGCTGTGGCCAGATCTATTGCCGCGCCAGGGCCGGCGCATGCTCTCGGATTCGCTCTGGCGCGCCCGGCGCATGCTTACCCCGCCCGGCCAGGCCGATACCGCCGCGCTGGTGATCGGCGGCGATACCGTCACCTTTCGCCCCGACGATTCGATCTGGGTCGATCTGATCGCCTTCGAGCAGCTCGGGAACGACCACCCCGGCAACCCCGAGCAGATCCGTGCCGCGATCGATCTGTATCGCGGCGACTTTCTGGAAGATTGCTACGACGACTGGGCGATCTACGAGCGCGAACGCCTGCGCGAGCGCTACCTGAGCGCGCTGCACGAGTTGCTGACCTACGACCAGGGCCGCCGCGCGTACGACCAGGCGCTACACAGCGCGCTGCGGCTGGTGCAGGCCGATCCACTGCGCGAAGAAGCGCACCGCGCGCTGATGCAGGCGTACTACATGCTCGGCCGCGAGGCCGATGCGCTGCGCGCCTTCGAGCAGTGCCGCAGTGCGCTGCTGAACGAGCTGGGCATCGAACCCGAGATCGAGACCCTGAGCCTCTACGAGGAGATCGCCGCGCTCCAACAGCGCCGCTCGGGCCAGCGCCCGCCGGGTGCTGGTGGCGCCGGGCAGCGCTTCGCGATCTCGAACGATGTGCAGTTCGTCGGTCGCCAGCCCGCCCGCGCCGAGGTGATGGATGTGGTCGAGCAGGCGCTGGTTGGCGCGGGTGGGCTGGTGCTGCTGGCCGGCGATGCCGGGCAGGGTAAGAGCCGGCTGCTGCGCGAGCTGGCCGCCGGGGCCGAATGGCGCGGCGCGCAGGTCAGCTGGGGCCGTGCGCGCGAAGATGCCCAGGCCGTACCATTCGGGCCGCTGCACGAGGCACTGGTGGCCGCGCTGACACCGGCACGTGCGCGCCAGGTGGCCGAGCTGGTGCCCGCGCCAACCCTCAGCGCGCTGCTGCCGCTGCTGCCTGAGCTGGCCGACCTGCTGCCACAGGTTGCGTTTCTGGCCCCCTCGGCCAGCCAACACCAGATTACATCGCTGCACGCCGCGATCAGCGCGGTGCTGCTGGCACTCGGCCAGATCGCGCCCCAGGTGCTCATCCTCGAAGATCTGCACTGGTTCGATCTGGCCACACTCGAGGCACTGGCGATCGCGCTGCCGGCGCTGCGCGATGCGCGTGTGCTGCTGCTGATCAGCGGGCGCGCCGACGAGCTGCCGCGCCGGCCGGTGGTGTGGAACGCGCTGCTCCAGTTCGATCGCACCGGCCTGCTGCATCGGGTCGAGCTGCGCGGCTTGAGCGTCGATGAGTGCGCCGACCTGGTGCGCCGCGCGCTCAAGATGCAGCACCCGGCCCCACGCTTCAGCGCGCGCCTGGCCGAGGCGACCGGCGGCAACCCGTTCTTCATCCTCGAGACACTGCGGGCCTTGCACGAGCAGGGCAAGCTCACCCGCGACGCCCAGGGCGTCTGGCATACCGCCTGGGATGGCCCCGAGTCCGATTACCACGAGCTCGATCTGCCGGCCGAGCTGCACCAGGCGATCGACGAGCGCCTGCGCGGCCTGCCGCCCGCCGAGCGCGCCACCCTGGCGGCAGCGGCCGTGCTGGGCCAGAACTTCACGCCCACCACGCTCGCGCGCATGGCCGACTCGGCCGCGCCGCCGCCCGAGCTGCTGCGCCGCCAGTTCCTGATCGAAGATAGCGCCGGCTACCGTTTCGGCCACGAGACCCTGCGCGAGGTGATCTATAGCGAGCTCGACGACCAGACCCGCCAGGCGCTGCACCTGCGCGCCGCCGAGGTGCTCGAGCAAGAGCACTACGCGCGGGTCGAGGCGCTGGCCCAGCACCTGTACCTGGCGCGCGCCTGGGCCAAGGCGCTGCCGCACCTGCTGCAGGCCGGCGACCATGCCCGCGCGGTGTATGCCTACCGCGACGGGCTGCGCAACTACGACCAGGCGCTCGAGGCCTACACTCACGCCGGCGCTCAGCTCGGCAGCCCGGCCACACTCTGGGAGATCCAGCTCAAGCGTGGCGACATCGCCATGCTGCTGGGCGAATACACCAACGCCATCCTGGCCTACGAGGCCGTCTTGCGCCTGGCCGAGCACGACAGCCGCGCCCCCGACGCCAGCGCCCGCCGCGGTGCCCGCCGCACCGCCCAGATCCAGGCGCTCAATGGCCTGTGTTTCGTGGCCGGCCACACCAACGACTACCAGCTGGCCCACCGCGCCAGCCGCCGCGCTATCGCCCTGGCCAACGAGAGCCCGCGCCTGATCGACCGCGCCGACGCATTCTACCAGGCCGGCGTAGTGAGCCTGCGCCGCGACGACTACACCGAGGCTGCAGGCCTGCTCGAGCAGGCCCGCGCGCTGTATGAAGCCCTCGACGACCAGCCGGGCCAGGCGCGTTGCTGGTATCGCATGGCCTTCACAACTCTGCGCCAGCACGGTGCGACCGACCAGGCCGTGGGGTTGCTGGAGCAGGCCCGCGCGATCTTCCAGCACCAGGGCGCGCAGTACGAAGAGCACGACTGCACCGTGGCGCTGGCGAATGTGCTGCTCTGGCGCGGTGCGCTGCCCGAGTCCATCCGGCTCGCCGAGACGAGCATCCCATTCTTTCAGGCCAGCGCCACGCGCGACAAAGTTTGCGAGGCGCAGATCGCGCGCGCCGAAGCGCTGCGGCGCATGGGCCGATACGCCGAGGCGCTCGCCGCAGTCGAGGAGGTCTACCAGACGCACATTGAGCTTGGCCGCACCGCCGCGTCGCAGTACGACTCGATCGTGCTGGGGCATGTGCTGCGCGGCCTCGGGCGCTTCGACGAGGCGCAAACCTGGCTCATGCGCGCCTACGCCAGCGAGGATCGGCTGAACAAGGCCCGCGCGTTGTTCGGTTTGACTGAGCTGAGCCTGCAGACCGGCCAGCTGGCGCTGGCGTTCGAGCAGATCAGCGAGGCGCTGCTGCTGATCCGCTGGCTGCAAGCGCGCGCGCAGCTGGGCGTGGCGCTGCGGCTGCTCGGGCAGGTGCGCGCCGCCGACAACGCGGCCGCACTGCCTGCGCCAACCGCCGATCTGCCCGACGCCGAGAGCTGCTTCAAAGAAAGCATTCAGCTGCTCCAGTCGGCGCGCTACGAGAGCGACCTGAGCGCGACCTACGCAAGCTACGGCGCCTTTCTGCTGGGCCGGCACGCCCCTGCCGCCGCCAAGGCCGCGCTACTGCAGGCTCAGGCGCTCGCACAGCAGTGCGGCATGGCCACGCTGCTCGAGCACATCCAGCACAATCTTCAGCGCACGATCGCCGAGGTGTCGCAGCCGGCGCCCGGCCAGGTGCAGGTGCGGCTGGCGCGCCAGGGCACGCCGCGCGGCCGCCCGCTG